The Triplophysa rosa linkage group LG25, Trosa_1v2, whole genome shotgun sequence genome window below encodes:
- the LOC130548839 gene encoding uncharacterized protein LOC130548839, giving the protein MSALQNLLKNLHAFLTDSAVFSSFPVSLLLIGLEKMMEVNLSCPCGSGLNEPLIVCIFIGPFIFMFALMFVLFSPFRHVCYQCSANKGFWGRLASCLKSLVNLCICCQCSAKDKRDDWQSCFRALGRCAIPPVMWIIILLLDGDYLACCWTTWEGKYVFDIEIDRKWCEPVEQAYAGNVSDLQQEYRAFISESQVYGYIVLAVFGLVIIVTVGLFQCCKRTPPEDHVGAQGGTQDRAENLTEGTAHDAQDRAQGDAQGSAENRPKTELKPLLSSAAKEAESSA; this is encoded by the exons ATGTCTGCACTTCAAAATCTTCTAAAGAACTTGCACGCGTTCTTGACCGACTCTGCGGTCTTCAGCTCTTTTCCAGTGAGTCTTTTATTAATCGGACTGGAGAAGATGATGGAAGTGAATCTTTCATGCCCGTGCGGATCTGGACTGAATGAACCGCTGATCGTGTGCATCTTCATCGGaccttttattttcatgttcgCATTAATGTTCGTCCTGTTTAGCCCCTTTAGACACGTCTGCTATCAGTGTTCTGCAAATAAAGGTTTCTGGGGTCGCTTAGCATCTTGTTTAAAATCCCTTGTTAATTTATGCATATGCTGTCAGTGTTCTGCAAAAGACAAAAGGGATGATTGGCAAAGTTGTTTTAGAGCTTTGGGACGTTGTGCGATTCCTCCTGTTATGTGGATCATCATCTTGTTGCTTGATGGGGATTATCTGGCTTGTTGCTGGACAACATGGGAGGGAAAGTATGTTTTTGATATAGAGATAGACAGAAAGTGGTGTGAACCCGTTGAACAGGCCTATGCAGGAAATGTGAGTGATCTACAACAGGAATATCGAGCATTTATCAGTGAATCTCAG GTGTATGGTTATATAGTGCTAGCTGTCTTTGGTCTTGTGATCATTGTCACAGTTGGTCTCTTTCAGTGCTGTAAAAGAACACCTCCAGAGGATCATGTTGGAGCACAGGGTGGGACACAAGACAGGGCAGAGAATTTGACAGAGGGTACGGCACATGATGCACAGGATAGGGCACAGGGTGACGCACAGGGAAGTGCAGAGAATCGGCCAAAAACTGAGCTGAAACCACTTCTCTCCTCCGCTGCTAAAGAAGCAGAGTCATCTGCATAA
- the LOC130548841 gene encoding uncharacterized protein LOC130548841, whose translation MTQNLTKDLLMQLKAKLSSTAVFRSFPLSCLLIGLEALMDVEFSCPCRIEWNHALSNLVIIAPACFAFVLIFLWLRPCGCKVKSWNCDRECLCDETSRESVKRFLHCLIPPVVWFFLVLYDGNYYACSQTDWNGVYVHDQVLGKKWCKPTDVNASRELQLRTQTLVNWSQFASYILLIVFCAVTFVLVCVYDCLINFKCCRNEQQDSAETVQRRTAETEMDPMRNDI comes from the exons ATGACGCAAAATTTGACGAAAGATTTGTTAATGCAGTTGAAGGCCAAGCTGTCCTCAACTGCAGTTTTCAGATCTTTTCCACTGAGCTGTTTGTTAATCGGACTGGAGGCTTTGATGGATGTGGAGTTTTCATGTCCATGCAGAATCGAGTGGAATCATGCTCTTTCTAATCTGGTCATAATCGCTCCTGCTTGCTTTGCCTTTGTTTTAATATTCTTATGGTTAAGGCCGTGTGGTTGTAAAGTCAAGTCTTGGAATTGTGATAGAGAGTGTCTGTGCGACGAAACTTCCCGAGAGAGTGTTAAAAGGTTCCTGCACTGTCTGATTCCACCTGTGGTGTGGTTCTTTCTTGTGCTATATGATGGCAACTATTACGCTTGCAGTCAAACAGACTGGAATGGAGTGTATGTTCATGATCAGGTGCTGGGAAAGAAATGGTGTAAACCCACCGATGTGAATGCAAGTAGAGAACTCCAACTACGAACTCAAACTTTAGTCAATTGGTCACAG TTTGCCAGTTATATTCTGCTCATTGTCTTCTGCGCTGTGACATTTGTTCTTGTGTGCGTCTATGACTGCCTGATAAATTTTAAATGCTGTAGAAATGAACAACAGGACAGTGCAGAGACAGTACAGAGACGCACTGCAGAGACGGAGATGGATCCAATGAGAAATGACATATAA